The Colius striatus isolate bColStr4 chromosome 24, bColStr4.1.hap1, whole genome shotgun sequence genome includes a window with the following:
- the CDCA8 gene encoding borealin, with protein sequence MAPKRKKASAAARSRKLAAFLKDFDREVRSRVEQLQANGQRLIKEVENLYDIEILRLPVAVRGVKWLEYIAKGGSEKVLEEAATADLEITEINKLTAEVIQTPLKVIQKVEKSKQDIETIEEEAEPPLLPVAKKAKHDSQSLPELEAENINPGTGKVKASTKRVPVSRSRRAPSSRVKRMSKRSSKSNFITPATGRNVVVCAQGGTSFITPKFDSRIFKTPGLRTPAGNERLYTISANGSPLADSSDIFITVPVGGGESIRLTANDLTKKNLLHLNPEAQGFMKKLSVRLAQACGGVSTHR encoded by the exons atGGCTCCCAAGCGGAAGAAGGCGAGCGCCGCCGCTCGCAGTAGGAAACTGGCGGCTTTCCTCAAGGACTTCGACCGCGAGG TGAGGAGCCGGGTCGAGCAGCTGCAGGCGAATGGGCAGCGCCTCATCAAGGAGGTGGAGAATCTGTACGATATCGAGATCCTGAGGCTGCCGGTGGCGGTCCGCGGAGTGAAGTGGCTCGAGTATATCG ctaAAGGAGGAAGTGAGAAGGTGTTGGAAGAGGCAGCAACG GCAGACTTggaaataacagaaataaacaAGTTAACAGCAGAAGTCATCCAGACTCCTTTAAAAGTCATCCAGAAAG TGGAAAAATCCAAACAAGATATTGAAACTATTGAAGAagaagcagaacctcctttgcTTCCTGTAGCAAAGAAAGCCAAGCATGACAGCCAAAGTCTTCCAGAGCTAGAAGCTGAAAACATAAATCCAGGAACTGGGAAG GTGAAGGCATCCACTAAAAGAGTGCCAGTGTCCAGGAGCAGAAGAGCTCCTTCCTCAAGAGTGAAGCGTATGAGTAAAAG GTCAAGCAAAAGCAACTTTATCACTCCAGCTACTGGCAGAAACGTTGTTGTCTGTGCTCAAGGAGGTACCTCCTTTATTACACCCAAATTTGATTCCAG GATTTTCAAGACGCCGGGGCTGCGCACGCCGGCCGGGAACGAGCGGCTTTACACCATCTCTGCCAACGGCAGCCCCCTGGCGGACAGCAGCGACATCTTCATCACAGTCCCCGTGGGAGGAGGGGAG agcATTCGTTTAACAGCAAATGATTTGACCAAGAAGAATCTTCTTCATCTGAATCCAGAGGCTCAAGGATTTATGAAGAAGCTCTCA gTGCGTCTCGCACAGGCGTGTGGTGGAGTCAGCACCCACAGATGA
- the AIRIM gene encoding AFG2-interacting ribosome maturation factor isoform X2, producing MAAAMAAALRECAAALARQDAGWRGAVAAWAPLLGSLAGLAAQMRAVRRLPWGETPLGAFGDLRERLWRKQRGAAEALLEQLSGRRGCEGTWRANFSSSVSAVTAWQTWKPSHSLGRGFWSATRKTLSKMHFLRSLCLWTTNESCAAHQAPDREQEGLMLTSFYEPLLCSEVTTERMMN from the exons ATGGCGGCGGCGATGGCCGCGGCGCTGAGGGAGTGCGCGGCGGCGCTGGCGCGGCAGGACGCGGGCTGGCGAGGGGCCGTGGCGGCCTGGGCTCCGCTGCTGGGCTCGCTGGCCGGGCTGGCGGCGCAGATGCGGGCGGTGAGGCGGCTGCCGTGGGGAGAAACGCCGCTGGGAGCCTTCGGGGACCTGCGGGAGCGGCTGTGGCGGAAACAGCGCGGAGCGGCCGAGGCGCTGCTGGAACAGCTCAGCGGCCGGCG CGGGTGTGAAGGTACCTGGAGAGCAAACTTCTCCTCCTCCGTGTCAGCTGTGACAGCCTGGCAGACCTGGAAGCCCTCCCACAGTCTTGGGAGAGGATTTTGGAGCGCTACAAGGAAGACATTGTCCAAG ATGCACTTCTTAAGGTCTCTCTGTTTGTGGACAACCAACgagagctgtgctgctcacCAGGCTCCTGACAGAGAACAGGAAGGACTGATGCTGACCAGCTTCTACGAGCCTCTGCTGTGTTCTGAGGTGACTACAGAGAGGATGATGAATTGA
- the AIRIM gene encoding AFG2-interacting ribosome maturation factor isoform X1 produces MAAAMAAALRECAAALARQDAGWRGAVAAWAPLLGSLAGLAAQMRAVRRLPWGETPLGAFGDLRERLWRKQRGAAEALLEQLSGRRAELRAVRDAVGAAVAAVLRLYEEWAAELGLAAALCRGPRCPSLADALEGLQDVERYYRHLYLESKLLLLRVSCDSLADLEALPQSWERILERYKEDIVQDALLKVSLFVDNQRELCCSPGS; encoded by the exons ATGGCGGCGGCGATGGCCGCGGCGCTGAGGGAGTGCGCGGCGGCGCTGGCGCGGCAGGACGCGGGCTGGCGAGGGGCCGTGGCGGCCTGGGCTCCGCTGCTGGGCTCGCTGGCCGGGCTGGCGGCGCAGATGCGGGCGGTGAGGCGGCTGCCGTGGGGAGAAACGCCGCTGGGAGCCTTCGGGGACCTGCGGGAGCGGCTGTGGCGGAAACAGCGCGGAGCGGCCGAGGCGCTGCTGGAACAGCTCAGCGGCCGGCG ggcagagctgcgGGCCGTGCGTGACGCCGTGGGCGCCGCCGTGGCCGCTGTGCTGCGGCTGTACGAGGAGTGGgcggcagagctggggctggcagcagccctgtgccgTGGCCCACGCTGCCCATCGCTGGCTGATGCTCTGGAGGGGCTGCAGGACGTGGAGCGCTACTATCGCCATCT GTACCTGGAGAGCAAACTTCTCCTCCTCCGTGTCAGCTGTGACAGCCTGGCAGACCTGGAAGCCCTCCCACAGTCTTGGGAGAGGATTTTGGAGCGCTACAAGGAAGACATTGTCCAAG ATGCACTTCTTAAGGTCTCTCTGTTTGTGGACAACCAACgagagctgtgctgctcacCAGGCTCCTGA